From the Xyrauchen texanus isolate HMW12.3.18 chromosome 49, RBS_HiC_50CHRs, whole genome shotgun sequence genome, one window contains:
- the mrps35 gene encoding 28S ribosomal protein S35, mitochondrial, translating into MAAPVAHPALSSLFRINCNINRIYHLFSFRRRISIYNVLSTSGVATERDAIGRGVRGQRKSKRQSGEPRTEQMSVGQDWTAVYPTAASFNPSAVPLPVRMGYPVKRGVPLEKRGNLELIKIPNFLHLTPLAIKKHCKALKPFCTEWPSALDSDDKCTENFPIQVQSKEFVSAGLSLRNPDARIVTLKVKLSSLNLDDHARKKLIRLSGERYCKETDTLTITTDSCPLRQQNCDYAMYLLTVLYHESWKTEPWEQEKTRADMEEYEWEDSPSQKNVLETLMRMRPLGANDEVEGGTREELLGQPAVQEYKNMVVKLKNEGETEDNLQRYKEAVKKLLNI; encoded by the exons ATGGCTGCGCCCGTCGCTCACCCTGCGCTGTCCTCCTTATTTAGAATAAACTGTAATATTAACCGaatatatcatttattttcattcagGAGGAGAATATCTATCTACAATGTCCTGTCAACAAGTGGTGTGGCCACTGAAAGAG ACGCTATTGGCAGAGGTGTTCGGGGCCAGCGCAAATCAAAGAGACAG TCCGGGGAGCCCAGGACAGAGCAGATGTCCGTGGGTCAGGACTGGACCGCAGTTTACCCCACTGCAGCGTCATTCAATCCTTCGGCAGTTCCACTGCCAGTGCGGATGGGTTATCCGGTGAAGAGAGGTGTACCACTTGAGAAGAGGGGCAATCTGGAACTGATCAAG ATTCCAAACTTTTTACACTTAACCCCATTAGCCATTAAGAAGCACTGCAAGGCCCTCAAAC CATTCTGTACGGAGTGGCCGTCTGCTTTGGACTCTGATGATAAATGCACGGAGAATTTCCCAATCCAGGTTCAGAGTAAAGAATTTGTATCTGCAGGACTTTCACTGCGAAACCCAGATGCCCGAATAGTAACGCTCAAG GTGAAACTTTCCAGTTTAAATCTGGATGATCACGCCAGAAAGAAGTTAATCAGACTTAGCGGAGAACGTTACTGCAaagagacagacacactcaccATCACCACAGACAG TTGCCCGTTGAGACAGCAAAATTGTGATTACGCCATGTACCTTCTAACAGTCCTTTACCACGAGTCCTGG AAAACCGAGCCATGGGAGCAAGAAAAGACACGTGCTGACATGGAAGAGTACGAGTGGGAAGACAGCCCGTCCCAGAAGAACGTTCTGGAAACCCTCATGCGCATGCGGCCACTCGGAGCGAATGATGAGGTGGAGGGGGGAACCAGAGAGGAGCTACTCGGACAGCCAGCCGTACAGGAGTACAAAAACATGGTGGTCAAGCTGAAGAATGAGGGGGAAACGGAGGACAATCTACAGCGGTACAAAGAGGCTGTGAAAAAGCTTCTTAATATCTGA